The following is a genomic window from Manihot esculenta cultivar AM560-2 chromosome 9, M.esculenta_v8, whole genome shotgun sequence.
GAGAgcaaaacatcatgaaatttCTAGGGACAATATCATTAAACTTGTAGAAAATTTGCTTTCCATTTGTTATTGGGATGACTCTGGAAACAACTTTGAAGGCCATAACTTCCACCAGTTGTGTGTTTATCATTGAGGTAGGCCTTCAGTTAATGTTTGAGGTTTGAAGTAATTTTGTTGTTGATGCATAAGAACTGCCAGCATTTACTACACACTATAAGTTAATTACAACTAGTTTTTAGATTCATTCTTTCTGGAAGTTATTTGCAAGCACTCCAGCCTAAACATCAGTTGGGTGAAATGCGAAGCAGTTCTCTAATTCACTTATTTCAGTTTTGAGTAAAATGATGATACATTTTCCCAGCCTCTGTACTGGCCCATGCATTTCATTCTCCTTGCTATATCTGATATTATGCACGGTGGTAGAATTCAGCGGGAACTAAGCCTTTCAAAGTTCTTTTGGGTATAATGTCTCTTCCACATATGCAGGATGAATCTCAAGATTTCATCAAGAGGCAGCAATTGCGGGAACTGGCAATGCTTAATTCAAATTTCAGAGAAGAGAGTCCAGGTCCAAGCGGTAGTATCTCTCCTTTCAATACGAGTGGAATGAAACGTGCAAAAACAGGACGCTGAGAGATTATTCATACTCATCTATGTATTGGCATTCATCCTGCTGCAGAATTTGATGGCCGAGTATAGCTTCCAATACAATGTCAATCAAAATGATCAATTCAGCACAGCTACAAAGAATAGGCTAACTGTTATTGCTGGTGAGAGCTTTCTGGTGGGGGGATTtcctttatttttgttttttttttatttttatttctcccTCCCaagataagaaaaaaaagacaaatggaaagcataaaaaaagaaaaccaaaaaaaaaagaaaaaagacaaacaaaaaaaaaacaaaaagagaagGAATTATATAGCTGGTTCTTGAGTTTAGGCTTGCTGAAGTcagttcttttttttattattatttatttattattatttttttaaatgtaaactTCAATATATTCATTGGATTTATTCTTGTGGTAGAAACTTTTGAGGAGTGTGAAATATATGAATGTTGGAAGAAGGGGCTAGCTAGGTATTGAAGACAATTGAGTCCTGAGTTTTGTAGTTGTCATCACTTCTCAGAGTgtgatttaaaaaaagaaaacaagtatttaagaattaaaatgttGAGTGTTTGTTGTAATGTCATTTCAGTTGATGAGAATAATGCCTCTTAAGACTTTGAACAAAAACCACGTGCGTTTTGATtaactatttatttaaaaaaaaaaagcacgtGCTCCACGCAAAATCTGTCTCTTGTTGCTCTGCTTATCAAATGATTGGAAAGCCATTGTTAGGTTTTGTTTCTCTGTTAATGCAGCTGTTGGATATTCTCATTCGACTGATTCTCTTATGCTTTTGGCCTTAATGGAAaagggattttttttaaataaaaatatttaacttattttaatttaattttggtttTCTTCTTAAAAGGACAGGTTTGAATCGTAGAAGTGTTTGAAAAAATCTTGAACTCTCGTTTGAAATGtaagattataattttttttaaatgaaaaatttctaaataaaaaaaaataatttccttccctttacacaaaatatttattaaaaaaaaatttattaactcaTGCTTTGAAGTACAACAGGCAAGGGCTTGGGGTTttgtgttttaaaaaaaaaaattgtctttTCAAATAATAATGGTTTTTTCGTAAGCCTTGTGCTTAGGGTTTTTTCGTTTTTGTCAAAACCTAGGGTTTCTGTTTCTATGGAGGCCAATCTTCAACAATTGTCGCTTTCGGACGAGGAGGATGAGGGGTTGGCTGTGGTCCCGGTTGCTGATGCCCCTTCTTTTCGATATGAGAACTGTTTGGTGGGTATGTTTTTGACTTTTAATCGTATCAACTTCAAGTCGATGCGTGAGGTTTTTGCTGACATATGGCATCCTTTGAGAGGGGTCGAAATCACTGAGTTAGAAGCCAAAAGgtatctttttcatttttttgcgGTGGTGGATTTGGAACGTGTTTTGCAAGGTACACCTTGGCTGTACAACAATCATCTACTCATTCTCCATGCACTAATGGAGGGGGAAGACCCTTTGCAAGTTCCATTGATTTTTGTGGATGAGTGGGTGCAGGTTCATGATCTAAAGATAGGTTTCTATATGGCAACGATTGCTATTAATCTGGGAAATTTTGTTGGCTCTTTTTTAGATTATGATACTACATACTACTCTTCTAATGAAAAGGATTCTTATATGAGGATTAGGGTTCGGGTGGATGTTAGGAATCCTCTTAAACGCAGGAAGAAGCTGGTTACACCTACAGGAGAGGCCTTTTATGCTCGCTTTGCTTATGAGAGGTTCATGGTTTTCTGTTTTTTCTGTGGCCGTCTCGGCCATACTGATTCTTTCTGTGGTTTATTATTGCATAAGAAGAAAGAGTTGCAACCTCTATGGGGGCCAGAACTTCGCGCAGTCTGCCGTCGCAATCTCCGCTCGACCAGTTCATGGCTGCGGGTGGAAACACCGTTTGTTCAGGCGACGTTATCTCCGAATAATCAGGACCCTTCTCTAGGACGTCCGTTGTTACCATCCCAATCTTTTCTGAATTCCTTTTTGGGCACGTCTTCTACTACTGATGGGAGGGAAAAGGCAGTAGGCCAGATGGAAACTGATCAGAATCATTTGGGCCCAAATGGTTTAGGTGAAGATGACCCAATGCAGCATTCTATTGAGGGGAAAAAACGACAGCGTTCTCCTATAGCCAGCAACGTTTTTGATGCCATGGATTCATTGCCGGTTAATTCTACTCCAACGGTCGAACCTGCGAGGCGGGTCGACCGACAGCCATGAGGATTCTTTGTTAGAACTGCCGAGGTGTTGGTAATCCTCGTGCAGTTAATGCTATGGAGGATCTTGTTTTTATTATAAACcttctattttatttcttatgGAAACTAAAGTTCATGGTGTAAGAATGAATCAAATAAAGAACCTTTTGCATTATTCGAATTGTTTTTCTGTTGATAGTATTGGTATTGGTGGGGAGTTTATCTTTGATGTGGAATACTGATGTTCAGTTACAAGTTTCttacttttcttcaaattttattgactgCACTATTGGTACTGGCTCTGCTCAATGGCGTTTTACAGGGTTCTATGGTTGTCTTGAACCAACTCGCCGCCGTACTTTTTGGAACCTGTTGCGTGAGCTATCTTCACGTAATGATTTACCTTGGTTATGTTGTGGGGATTACAATGATATTGCAGCGCCTGAAGAGAAGAGTGGGGGTCCTCTTCGAGCTTCTCATCTTATTTCTGATTTTCGGGGGGTGTTGTTAGATTCTGGTTTGTCTGATATACAACATAATGGCTCGTTTCTTTCTTATACTTATAGAGAGGGGACTCCATTTTGTTCTAAAGAAAGGTTGGATCGTGCATGTTCTAATACAGCTTGGAGTGGTATTTTTCCAGATGCTTTATCTTCAATTTTGGTTGCTCCCGTGTCTGATCACAACCCTTTGTTAGTTGAAACTACTACTCCTACTTGTCATATAAGGAGTAGGCGTTTTCGTTTTGATAATTCATGGCTCGAGGATCCTGAGCTGGGTGAGGTTGATTCAAAAGCATGGGCAGAGAGGGTTCGGTTGGACTTTTTGCTAGAAAGGATTTTACTGCCAATCGTATTGTGCAGTGGGGTCGGAACAGAAATAAATTGAAACGGGCTCAGAAAGATATGATCAGAAAACGGCTTGAAGAAGATCTTGATTCGGTTGATACAAGGGAGGTGCGTCGGCTTAAGAAGCAGTGGAATCAAATTCTAGCGGAAGAGGAGATTAGAATTTGCCAACAAGCAAAGCTCTTTTGGTTTCGCAATGGAGACAAAAACACTAAATATTTCCACAATAATATTAAGGCGCGAAGAAGGCAAAATCGTATTGTGGAAATTACAACCTCGGATGGCTCTATTTCTTCTGATCAGCACGTAATTGCGGATACTTTATTCTCTGGTGCAGTTGCCGATTTTGGTGAGGTGATTAGCTTGGTTCAGCCGAAAGTTGATTCTCATGATAATACTATGTTAACTGCAACTTTTGTTGATGAAGAATTCAGGCACACTCTTTTCCAAATGAATCCAGATAAAGCGCCGGGATTAGACGGCCTTAACCCAGCATTTTTTCAGAGGCATTGGAAGATTCTTGGTCCGGATATTGGTAAAGCTTGTCGCGAATGGTTGGCTAGAGGTGCACTTCCAGCTAATATTTCAAATACTTTGCTTGTGTTGATCCCTAAATGTGATAATCCGAGGTTGGTGAAGGATTTTAGGCCTATCGCTCTGTACAATGTGgtgtataaaattttatctaaagcTTTGGCTAACCGTTTTAAGAGAGTATTAGATAAAATCATTTCCCCTAATCAGTCGGCATTTGTCCCCGGTCATCTGATAACTGATAATTTTATTGTTGCTTTTAAAACTATACATGGTTTAAAGCAACAAACTAGGGGATCTGATGGTTTTTGCGCTTTGAAAATTGATATTGCTAAGGCATATGATAGGGTTGATTGGGCCTATTTAAGTGTAATGTTGTCTGCTTTGGGGTTCTCTACTACCTGGATTGGTTGGATGCGCATGTGTTTTTCAGatattatttacaaaattgCTCTTAATGGTTCTGAGATTGGGCCAGTTATTCCAACGAGGGGGTTGCATCAAGGTGACCTGATTTCaccttatcatttttttattgttgCTGAGGGCTTGTCTTTGCTTATTCAGAACAGAGAGAGTCTGGGGCTTATTCAGGGTTGTCCAGCAAAACAGGGTTGTCCCATAATTTCTCACTTGTTTTTTGCTGATGATTCTCTGCTCTTTTTTAAGGGCACAGTCATGGAAGCCTCACAGGTGAAATCTCTTTTAGCAGTTTATGAAAAGGCGTCTGGACAGTCTATTAATTTTGACAAGTCTGCTATCATGTTCAGTCCTTGCATTCGTGATGATATTTGCATTGCAGTTTCTACGATTCTCAGTGTTCATCAGTCTCTGGGTACTAGTACTTATTTGGGACTGCCTTCGCTGGTTGGAAGGAGTAAAAAGCAAATCTTCAGTTTTCTGAAAGATCGGATATGGAAACGTAGTAATAGCTGGAATAACAGATTTCTCTCACGGGCTGGACGTGAGGTCCTTATTAAAGCAGTTCTTCAGGCTCTCCCTGCATACTGTATGAATGTGTTTTTACTCCCATTGGCTACGTGTAATCAATTGCAGGTGATGTTGAACAAATTCTGGTGGAGTGGTGGTATGGATGATCGGAGAGGTATTAATTGGCTGGCGTGGGACCGTATGTGTGTTCAGAAAGGGGATGGTGGTATGGGTTTCTGTGATCTGCGGTGCTTCAATGCTGCGTTGTTGGGTAAGCAAGGGTGGAGGATTTTATCCGACACAAACTCTCTTCTATATAATGTGCTCAGAGCAAAATATTTCCCATCGGGGGATTTTATGTCAGCTTCGTTAGGTTCTAACTATAGCTATGTTTGGAAGAGTGTTCACTCATCTCAACAACTGTTAGTGTGGGGTACTCATTGGAGAGTGGGAGATGGTAGAAGCATTTTTGTTAAGAATAATCCTTGGTTGCCAAGTGATTCAAATTTTGTGCCGAATGATCCTATGTTCATTGATGATGCCATGCATGTTAGTGATCTGTTTGTGCCTGGAGAGTTGCGGTGGGATTTGGAGAAGGTGTTGAATATTTTTTCCATGGATGATGTGCGATTTATTCTAGCTATTCCTTTGCCACTTAATCCTAGACCGGATAAGCTTATTTGGCATTTCGAGAAGAGGGGCTTTTATACGGTCAAAACAGCATATTATTGTGTGCTTTCTATGCTTGGTCGGCATCTAAGGGTGGGTACATCGGACTTGTGGAAGAAGGTGTGGGCTCTTGATGTCCCTCCAAAGGTTTGGGACTTTATATGGAGATTGTTTCATGGTGTTTTGCCTACTCGAGACAATTTGGCTAGGAGAGGTGTCGACGTTCCATTGGGGTGCTTGTTTTGTGATGCGAATGAGTCTATTGAccaccttttcttttcttgtccCATGGTAAGAGAGGTCTGGAGACTAGTGGGTGTTGCCTTATCCAATTCTTGGTTGTCATTTCAAGACTTATTCCTTCATATCCATGTGAGTTTTGGTAGGGAACGTGCTTCAAGATTGGCAGTTCATGCATGGAAAGTTTGGTATGCAAGGAATGAGTTAGTGTGGAATAATAAGGTGTTGACACCTCAGGCTATCCATAGTGATGCCAATACTTTTTATACAAATTATCTTCATTGTGGTCTTGATAAGCAACGTGCACCAGGTCCGAGTCTTCTCTCTATTAATGCAGGTTCGGCTTCTAATGCATCGGATTGGCTAGCTTATGTGAATTGTGCCACTTTCTCAACTTCGGATTTATTTGGATTTGGTGCTGTGTTCGAAGATGCTGAAAGAGTTTTTTCAATTGCAATTTCTGGTTATACTAAGGGTCGTGGTTCTCCTGCTATTGCTGAGTCATTGGCCTTGCGTCAATGTTTAATGTATGCTCGTGATACTTTCCTGCAGGCTGAAAGTATTTTCATTGATAGTCAGGTTTTATTATTCGCCTTTCGCTCAAATTCGGAGGACTTTTCTGAATTTGGCATCATTGTTTCGGATTGTAAAGATATTCTGCTTCTTTGTCCAAATATTTCGTTATGCTGGATTAGACATAGTGCGAATAAGGCTGCTCATCTGTTAGCAAGACAGTCTATTCGTTTTGATCGTTTTAAACTTTGGGTTGATATGCTTGAGTGTCTGTTTGAGCATTATAGttcaagataataatatttattttcttgacttaaaaaaaaaataaaaattgtctTTTGAGTTTGATTTAGAATTATTTGTTAAATAAGGGATTGACCGCTTATAACCTCTCTTTAAAAACGAGAGAAACTGAAAGTgaaaatttctctttttatttcatACATTGATTAATGGCAATTGTAAATGAATGGATCAAATTTGtttgaaatgaaaaataaaaagaataacgTGTAGCCTTCTGTAAAAtcacaaaaaattataatcaacaTCCGACCTGCCGGATTCGAACCAGCGACCTAAGGATTACAGCAACCACTACAGTCCTCCGCTCTACCAACTGAGCTAAGGTCGGCTCGTGGTAGCATCTCTAATTTTATACTACACCAACTATAGTCGCATCGTTGCTTAGGGTTCTGGCAATCGAGTTCAGTTCACCAACCCCACTGCTATACATATGTTTTTGCTTCGCTCAGGACAGGTACCATCGTTTTCGCAGCTCTCGGCGGTACCGGTTCATTCTCCGGCTATTCTATTGCCAATTTGGCAGCTACCCCGTCATTCCCTTTTCTCTATTTCTTCGCTGACTAAGATCTCTTTCAGATTTTGATTGTTTAGCTCATTACATTGACCGATCAAGGACCACTTTGATCTCTCGCCTACTTCCTCCATTTCCACTCATCACTATCCACCCTCTCTTCCCTATCAGTGTGCTCTATTTCTCCTCATTTGGCTACTTAGGTTTGTCTTTGTGATCTTCTTTTATTTGATTGTTCTACCATGTTGTGATTTTTTTACTTTGATCTGTGCATTGTTGTttgtgattaatttttttttgttgtttcgTTTAGCAGTTCTGATTGGAAGGATGGCAGCTGCGGCCCAGCTCCGTTGCTATGTTTCTGCTAGACAATATTCAAGTTCTTCTTCCCAGAATCCCCGCGTTTTGAATCCCAATTGCCCTGCTGTTTCTTTCCCATTTTCTGATCCTCAAATCCATTCGCTTCGCCTTCTTCCTCACCCGAAACTTTCTAAGCCTGAGTTTTCTTACGGTGGAGGCAATGGCAGCAGCGGAATAGGTCGCGGGTTTGGTGGTGGTGGCAGCGGTGGCGGCGGCGAAAGTGGAGGATGGAGTAGTGATTCCAATTTCGAGAATTCGTCATCCTCGGGATTTGGGATACTTGGTCTTTTCCTGAGCGGATGGCGATCTAGAGTTGCTGCTGATCCACAGTTCCCTTTCAAAGTTCTAATGGAGGAATTGGTTGGTGTCTCCGCTTGTGTTCTTGGTGACATGGCTTCGCGTCCTAACTTTGGACTCAATGAACTCGACTTCGTATTCTCGACTCTGGTAGTTGGTTCCATAATGAATTTCACCCTCATGTACCTCTTGGCACCTACCGCGTCTGCTGCAAGTACCAGTCTCCCTGCCATCTTCGCAAGTTGCCCAACAAGCCACATGTTTGAGCCTGGTGCCTTTACCCTCATGAATCGACTGGGCACTTTTGTTTACAAAGGAACCATCTTTGCAGCTGTTGGTTTCGGCGCTGGACTAGTAGGAACTGCAATCTCAAATGGGTTGATTGCGATGAGGAAGAAGATGGATCCAACTTTTGAGACGCCAAACAAGCCACCTCCAACAGTTCTAAATGCAGTGACATGGGCTCTTCACATGGGCATTAGCAGTAACTTGAGATACCAAACTCTGAACGGTGTAGAGTTTTTGCTGCAGAAAGGGCTTTCTCCTCTGGCTTTCAAGAGCTCAGTAATTGTTCTTAGATGCTTGAACAACGTGCTGGGTGGAATGTCGTTTGTTATATTGGCAAGGTTAACAGGGTCCCAGAGCGTCGGAGAAGCGAAATCTGTTGGGGACGAGGGTGCAGAGAAGGAGAAGTTGATTGATGGGGAAGACGAGTTGCAGAGCAATCAGTCGACTTTCAAGTGAAGAGATCGCTCTTGTTATCCACAATGTCTATACATGTAATAAAAATCCAATGATGAGAAGTCTTGTCTAGGATTGGGATTGTCATTTAGTTTCTAGGTGATGATTTTGGTCCTCTATCACTTGAATGTGTGCAATGGAACAGCCCCACCGTTTTCAATACATGACTAGaccaatcaaaattttaaaaaaaaattgatccaCTAATTTTctgactttttaaaaatttattaactaatatattgttaattttatttattaaatattataaaaaaatttaaaatatttccatacaaaagagattaatttataaatatttttataaaattaaataatttaaaaattaaataataaaatatttaactattaaaattaatagaaaaattaagttttaaatttttaaaattttaaaaaaacttcaatagattttttaaaattcagatatctcaaataaaaaattaaaaaaaaccgAGGGCATCAATGTTGGTGGTCGGTTAACCGCCAGCAGTTTCAATGTTTTGCGTTGATAGTCCCAAGGACGATACCAAAATCAAGGCACCGAGTATTTTGCCTGGGTTCAGAATGCAGCAACCAACACTTGCATAAAAATTTGCTTCTAAaatcaaatttgaaaatttttttggcAAGTAGAGTGAaccctttaatttatttttgttctaATCTGAATGCTATTTCCATATCAGGACTCGCGTCCTCCATTCACACGAACATGTAGAAGAAAACCAGCAGCAGCAGCCAGCTACTCGCACCAAATTTTCTTCCTCTTTACATCTTTTAGATAAtgaaaaaaccaaaaaatagaaaaaagaaaaggtaaaAGATAAAAGAATAGTATACAAAGGAATCATCCTCTTCTTTTCCTAGCAAGATAATCTACTCTCTAGTTCCCTTGACATGCCATCACAGTAGAGCCAACTACAAATCTATAGCTTTCATCTAACAGCCTCTGGAGCAGAATTGCAGTACGGCGTGTGCAAGCAAACCAGCTTGGTGCACGTTAAGCACAGAGTAGCAAAACCAACACCTATTACAAGTCCAGAAATGCCTTTCCGTGTATCCAAGCTTAGTGCTCTTCGGATTATCCTCCCAAAGCTTGGGAGCAATCCCCCACATGCTAAAACCATTATATGATCAAGACCACTGTAGTCAATTCCTGCAAGTATTGCTCCAATGGCAGATATTGGACCCACAAATCCAATTAATGCTGCTGCTGCTAGAGCATTGTGCCAGCTGTCAGTAGCGCCGAAGATGCAGCTAGCCACAGCAGCACCACGGGGAAGTCCATGTAAAGAGACAGGAAGGACCATGTGTCGACCAAGTCCATAAGCTTTTGGTGCAGCCACCCCTAGTGCAAGTCCCTCGGCCAATGCATGGAAGGCAACTGCTCCACATGAAAGAAATGACTGAAGGGTGTGAACGCTCATGGGGAAGCCAGTTATCGTAGGTAGGTTATTGGCCAATGCCCTCTTGCGACCTGCAAGGCTCAAAA
Proteins encoded in this region:
- the LOC110623308 gene encoding uncharacterized protein LOC110623308, producing the protein MAEYSFQYNVNQNDQFSTATKNRLTVIAETFEECEIYECWKKGLARVFSFLSKPRVSVSMEANLQQLSLSDEEDEGLAVVPVADAPSFRYENCLVGMFLTFNRINFKSMREVFADIWHPLRGVEITELEAKRYLFHFFAVVDLERVLQGTPWLYNNHLLILHALMEGEDPLQVPLIFVDEWVQVHDLKIGFYMATIAINLGNFVGSFLDYDTTYYSSNEKDSYMRIRVRVDVRNPLKRRKKLVTPTGEAFYARFAYERFMVFCFFCGRLGHTDSFCGLLLHKKKELQPLWGPELRAVCRRNLRSTSSWLRVETPFVQATLSPNNQDPSLGRPLLPSQSFLNSFLGTSSTTDGREKAVGQMETDQNHLGPNGLGEDDPMQHSIEGKKRQRSPIASNVFDAMDSLPLQVSYFSSNFIDCTIGTGSAQWRFTGFYGCLEPTRRRTFWNLLRELSSRNDLPWLCCGDYNDIAAPEEKSGGPLRASHLISDFRGVLLDSGLSDIQHNGSFLSYTYREGTPFCSKERLDRACSNTAWSGIFPDALSSILVAPVSDHNPLLVETTTPTCHIRSRRFRFDNSWLEDPELGEWGRNRNKLKRAQKDMIRKRLEEDLDSVDTREVRRLKKQWNQILAEEEIRICQQAKLFWFRNGDKNTKYFHNNIKARRRQNRIVEITTSDGSISSDQHVIADTLFSGAVADFGEVISLVQPKVDSHDNTMLTATFVDEEFRHTLFQMNPDKAPGLDGLNPAFFQRHWKILGPDIGKACREWLARGALPANISNTLLVLIPKCDNPRLVKDFRPIALYNVVYKILSKALANRFKRVLDKIISPNQSAFVPGHLITDNFIVAFKTIHGLKQQTRGSDGFCALKIDIAKAYDRVDWAYLSVMLSALGFSTTWIGWMRMCFSDIIYKIALNGSEIGPVIPTRGLHQGDLISPYHFFIVAEGLSLLIQNRESLGLIQGCPAKQGCPIISHLFFADDSLLFFKGTVMEASQVKSLLAVYEKASGQSINFDKSAIMFSPCIRDDICIAVSTILSVHQSLGTSTYLGLPSLVGRSKKQIFSFLKDRIWKRSNSWNNRFLSRAGREVLIKAVLQALPAYCMNVFLLPLATCNQLQVMLNKFWWSGGMDDRRGINWLAWDRMCVQKGDGGMGFCDLRCFNAALLGKQGWRILSDTNSLLYNVLRAKYFPSGDFMSASLGSNYSYVWKSVHSSQQLLVWGTHWRVGDGRSIFVKNNPWLPSDSNFVPNDPMFIDDAMHVSDLFVPGELRWDLEKVLNIFSMDDVRFILAIPLPLNPRPDKLIWHFEKRGFYTVKTAYYCVLSMLGRHLRVGTSDLWKKVWALDVPPKVWDFIWRLFHGVLPTRDNLARRGVDVPLGCLFCDANESIDHLFFSCPMVREVWRLVGVALSNSWLSFQDLFLHIHVSFGRERASRLAVHAWKVWYARNELVWNNKVLTPQAIHSDANTFYTNYLHCGLDKQRAPGPSLLSINAGSASNASDWLAYVNCATFSTSDLFGFGAVFEDAERVFSIAISGYTKGRGSPAIAESLALRQCLMYARDTFLQAESIFIDSQVLLFAFRSNSEDFSEFGIIVSDCKDILLLCPNISLCWIRHSANKAAHLLARQSIRFDRFKLWVDMLECLFEHYSSR
- the LOC110621917 gene encoding protein RETICULATA-RELATED 3, chloroplastic yields the protein MAAAAQLRCYVSARQYSSSSSQNPRVLNPNCPAVSFPFSDPQIHSLRLLPHPKLSKPEFSYGGGNGSSGIGRGFGGGGSGGGGESGGWSSDSNFENSSSSGFGILGLFLSGWRSRVAADPQFPFKVLMEELVGVSACVLGDMASRPNFGLNELDFVFSTLVVGSIMNFTLMYLLAPTASAASTSLPAIFASCPTSHMFEPGAFTLMNRLGTFVYKGTIFAAVGFGAGLVGTAISNGLIAMRKKMDPTFETPNKPPPTVLNAVTWALHMGISSNLRYQTLNGVEFLLQKGLSPLAFKSSVIVLRCLNNVLGGMSFVILARLTGSQSVGEAKSVGDEGAEKEKLIDGEDELQSNQSTFK